The Candidatus Deferrimicrobiaceae bacterium genomic sequence GCCGATGAGGTAGACGCCGGCGGCGACCATGGTGGCGGCGTGGATCAACGCCGAGACGGGCGTCGGGCCTTCCATCGCGTCGGGCAGCCAGACGTGGAGCGGGAACTGCGCCGACTTCCCGACTGCGCCGCAAAACAGGGCAACGCCGGCCAGCGTCAGCATGGTGCCGCTCAGCTTGCCCGCCGCGACGCTCGCGAATATCTCGTCGTATCCGAACACGCCGGTGAAGGCGAACAGGATCAGGATGCCGGCGAGGAATCCGAAATCGCCCACCCGGTTGGTGATGAACGCCTTCTTGCTCGCATCGGACGCAGACTTTTTCTCGAACCAGAACCCGATGAGCAGGTAGGAGCACAGGCCGACCAGCTCCCAGAAGATGAACAGGAAGAAGATGCTTTCGGAAAGAACCAGCCCCAGCATCGAGAAAGAGAAGATCCCCAGATAAGCAAAGTAGCGATTGTATTTGGGATCGCCGTGCATGTATCCGACCGAGAACAGGTGCACCAGGGAGGAAACGAGCGTGACGACGACCAGCATGATGGCCGTGATGTTGTCGATCATGATGCCGACGTTGATATGGAAACGGTCGAGGATCGTCAGCCACGGATACGTGAAATGGTACTTGAAGCCGGGGTTGAACCCCTGGATGATGACTTCGTTGAAAATGCCGAGCGCCATGACCAGCGCGGAGAAGATGGTCAGCAGCGAGACCCAGTCACCCTTGCGCGGCAGCCGCTTGCCGAAGAAGATATTGATAAAAAACGACGACAGCGGCAGGAACGGGATGATCCAGGCGTATTTCAGAAAGAAGTTGGTTTCGTTCAACAGAGCACCCTCTTGAAGTCGGCGGTAGCTGCGTCAGTTCTTGAGCGAATCGGAAATGTCGACCTCGACCGAACCGACCGAGGCGAACATCCGGAGGAAGATCGCGAGCGCGACGGCGGATTCGGCCGCGGCGATGACGATCACGAAAATGGCCAGGATCTGCCCGCCCATCACCGTTCCCAGGTAATGCGAAAAAGCGACAAGATTGATGTTTGCGGCGTTGAGGATCAATTCGACCCCCATGAGCAGCGCAACACCGTTGCGCCGGGTCATGATCGTGTAGAGTCCGCAGCAGAAGAGCGCGGCGCTGACGACCAGGAACTTGTCGAGGGCCATTAGTTGCCTTCCTCCATATCGGGCTTGCCGCCCTGTTTCGGAGCGTCGGGGCGCGACAGCAACGCGGCGCCGATCAGGGCAGCGAGGAGGAGTACCGAGACGACCTCGAACGGGAGCAGGTATTTCGTCATGAGCAACCGGCCGATCGATGCGGTCGTCGGGGCATACTCGACGCCCTGCTTGACGGCCCACGGGGTGGTGACCGCGGTGTGCGACAGGAGGCCGAACAGCGCAAGACAGATGAGAAAAGCGGGAATCCGGAAGTGGGTCGGATTCGACAGCTTGACGTCGGAGATGCGGTTGGACAGGAACACCGCGAACAGGATCAGGACCAGGATGGCGCCGACGTAGACCAGCATCTGGGTCGCGGCAAGGAAGTCGGCGGAGGCAAGGACGTAGAGCCCGGCGACGCCCATGAACGTGAACAGCAAGCCCACGGCGGAATAGACGATGTTGGAGTTGCCCGCGACGATGAGCGCCGAGACGACGATCATCACCGAAAAGAGGACGAAAACGAGATCGGCCATTACTTTTTCTCCGTATCGGCGGGCGGAGCCGCCGGCTTCGGCTGCGCTTCGACTGCCTTCGCTTCCGTCGCCGCCTTCGCCGCAGCCTCGGCAACCGCCTTCGCCACGCGCTGCCGGATCACCGCGGCGTCTTCGTGGATGAAGTGCAACACCATCTCGTCGCGTCTCTGCATGGCTCTTTCGAACCCGTGGGAGTGGGTAAGCGACTTGACGGGGCAGACCTCGACGCACAGCCCGCAGTACATGCAGCGGCCGATGTTGATGTCGTAGGAGACCAGCACCATCTTCTTGTCGGCACCGCGCACCGCCTCGAGCGAGATGCAGTCGACCGGGCAAATCTTGACGCACATGTTGCACGAGATGCAGGTGTTGATGTCGTTCTGGAGGAAGCCCCGGGAGCGTTCGAAGATCGGCGCGCGCTGCTCGGGATACTGGATCGTGACCTCTTCCTTGACGTCGATCCCGACCCGCCCGGTGATGCGCATCCCCTTGGCCGTGGTGCTCACGGCCTCCCAGATGTCGTTGATGTAGGATTTCATGCTCATATTTTTCTCATCCGAAGATCGAGGCGATCAGCTGCGGGATGCCCTTGCCCTTGAAGATCAGCACCCACGCGGAAACGCCCAGGAAGTTGAAGAACGTCAGCGGGACCAGGTATTTCCAGGACATGCGCATCAGCTGGTCGACGCGGATGCGGGGAAGCGTCCAGCGGACCCAGATGATGACGCAGACAAGGGCGAGCGCCTTGGCCATGAAAACGGCGAGAGACAACAGGTTGGCCCAGACCGCCGGGAGCGCAGCCGCATTGATGAAGGGGATCTGCCATCCCCCCAGAAAACAGGCGGTGGCCAGCGCCGAGACCACGAAGACGTCGGCGTACTCGGCCATGAAGTAGATGCCGAAGCGAATGCCGGAATACTCGGTGCTGTAGCCGGCGACCAGCTCGGACTCGGCCTCGGGAAGGTCGAACGGCGCGCGGTTCGTCTCGGCCAGCGCGGCGGTCAGGTAGAGGAAGAAGGAAAAGAAGCTGAAAGGGTTGTGAAACAGGTTCCAGCCGAAGATGCCGAGCAGCCCGCCCTGGGACTTGATGATGTCCTGCGTGGAGAGTGACCCGGCGATGAGCACCGCGGGGATGAGCGCCATGCCGACCGGAATCTCGTAAGAGACGATCTGGGCCGCGGCGCGCATGCCGCCGAGCATGGACCACTTGTTGTTGGAGGCCCAGCCGGTGATCAGGATGCCGATCGCGACCAGTGATGTGACCGCCATCACGTAGTAGATGCCGATATTGAGGTCGGCCGCAACGAGCGAGTAGCCGAACGGGACGACGACGAATGCAGCGAACGACCCCACGAAAACCAGGTAGGGTGCCAGCCTGAACAGGTGATGGTCGGCGGCGGCCGGGATGACGTCTTCCTTGAGGATCAGTTTGACGCCGTCCGCGAGGAACTGGAGGAGGCCGATGGGGCCGACCCGGTTGGGGCCGATGCGGCCTTGGACGTCGGCCGCGATCTTCCGTTCGAGGTAGGTCCCGAAGCCGGCGAACACCATCGCGAAGTTCAGGATGATGAATGCGACGATCCCGATGAGCAGGAGCGTCACCGCCCAAGGGGCCACGGCGAGCGCGGGCACCTTCTGGATGATAAGTGCGGTGAGCTGTTCCATGTTAGCGATCAATCTCCGGAAGAATGATGTCGAAGCTGCCGATGACCGCCACGATGTCGGCGATCATGAGCCCCCTGGTAACCTTCTCGAAAATGTTCATCGTGACGAAGGAGCCGGTTCGGATCTGGACGCGGTAGGGATTGGCCGATCCGTCGCTGATGATGTAGAAGCCGGTTTCGCCGCGGGGATTCTCGGCGCGGAAGTAGACCTCGCCCGGCGCCGGCTTGAACACGCGCGGGACCTTGGCCATGACGGGTCCCTCGGGGATCATCTCGAGGGCTTGACGGAGGATCTTGATGCTTTCGCGCATCTCGTCGATCCGGACCATGTACCGGTCGAAGCAATCGCCGAGCTGCCCCTTCTCTCCGCGTCCGACGCAGACATTGAAGTCGAACTTCGGGTAGACGGAGTAGGGCTCGTCCTTGCGCAGGTCGAACGGAACGCCGGATCCGCGCAGGTTGGGCCCGGTCAGGCCGTAGGCAATGCAATCCTCCGGGGAAATCGCCGCGACGTTGGCGAGCCGGTGGACGAAAATCTTGTTGTAGGAGATGAGCTCGTTGTACATGGGGATCTTCGGCTCGAAATAGTCGAGGAAGTCCTTGACCTTGCCGAGCCAGCCGTCGGGGAGGTCGGCGGAGACGCCGCCGATCCGGCAGTAGTTGTAGGTGAGCCGGTTGCCGCACAGCTCCTCGAACAGGTCGTTGACCCGCTCGCGCTCGCGGATGGCGTAGAGGAACGGCGTAAACGCACCCATGTCGGCCGTGAACGAGCCGAAGGAGATGAGGTGCGAGGAGATCCGGTTAAGCTCGCAGACGATGACGCGGATGAACTCGGCGCGCTCGGGAACCTCGATGCCGGCCAGCTTCTCGACCGCCCAGCTGTAGGCGGCGTTGCAGTTCATCGAGGCCAGGTAGTCGAGCCGGTCGGTGTAGGGCATGAACGAGCCGTAGACGTTGCGCTCGGCGATCTTGGAGAGGCCGCGGTGGAGATAGCCGATGTCGGGGCGGGCGTTGACCACGACCTCGCCGTCGGTGCGCAGGATCACCCGCAGCACTCCGTGCGTGGACGGGTGCTGGGGACCCATGTTGAGAAGCATTTCCTGGGTCGGAAGCGCCTGCCGTTCGGTGGTCTCGATCATACCTTCACCCCGTGGTACGACTCGGGATAGACGTAATCCTTGCGAAGCGGGTGCCCCGGCCAGTCTTCGGGGAGCAGGATGCGTCGCAGGTCGATCGACCCGATGAAGTGGATGCCGAACATGTCGTAGGCTTCGCGCTCCATGAAATTGGCCGTGGGCCAGACCGAGTCGACGCTGTCGAGACGGGGCTCTTCCTTGGGAAGGAGCACCTTGACGCCGATCTTGTGCCGGAGCGACATGGAGTGCAGGTGGTAGGCGACGGCCAGATTCTCCTTGTAGTCGACGCCGGAGAGGCACATGAGCGCGTCGAACTTCATCGAAGGATCGTCGCGGAGGAAACGGGCGATCGACAGAATCGCTGCGGGCGATACGACCACGAACGCGGGATCGAACCCCGCGTCCTGGAGTTCGATCACGGCGTCGCCGAAACGGGATTTGAGCGACTGGAAGATGGCTTTCGCGTCCAAGTGGATATCCTTTTTCAGGCCGACTTGCCGAAATTTTTGCGCTGGTCGATCAATTTCTGGAGGCGGATGATGCCGTCGATGAGCGCCTCTGGCCGTGGCGGGCAGCCGGGCACGTAGACGTCGACGGGCACGATCTGGTCGACGCCCTTGACCACGCAGTAGGAGTCCCGGTAGAAAGGGCCGCCCGTGTTTGCGCAGGAGCCCATGGAAATGACGTACTTGGGCTCGGGCATCTGATCGTAGAGCAGCTTGACGCGCTCGGCCATCTTGTGGGTGATCGTGCCGGCGACGAGCAGCAGGTCGGCCTGGCGCGGGGAAGTGCGGAAGACGGAGCCGAACCGGTCGAGGTCGTAGCGCGAAGCGCCCGTCTGCATGAGCTCGATGCCGCAGCATGCGGTCGCGAACAGCAGATACCAGAGGGAGGAACGGCGCCCCCAGTTGATCAGCTTGTCGGCGCTGCCGACCATGACGACGCCTTCGGGCGCCATGGGGGCGTTGGCCGAAAGGACGGGATCGTTACTCATGAGTTGGCCTTCCTGGCCTTGGCGCCCTGGAGGGAACGGACCCATTCGAGGTCGCCCTCCTTCCAGAGGTACGCGAGGCCCGAGATCAGGATGACGATGAAGATCAACGCTTCCACGAAAACGAGGCCGCCCTGCCCCTCGAGAATGAATTGCTTGAAGATGACCGCCCACGGGTAGAGCAGCGCTACTTCGACGTCGAACACGACGAAGACGAGGGCAAGGACGTAGAAGCGGATGTTGAACTGGACCCAGGAGCTGCCGATCGTGGGCTCGCCGCACTCGTAGGTGGTGAGCTTCGCGGCGCTCTGGTCGCGGGGCTGGAGCAGGCGCGAGCCGCCCACCATGACGAAAACCGTCAGGGCGCCGAGCAACATGAACACGAAGACTGATGCAAATTGAGTCAGCATTTGGACACTTCCCGATTCCTTCGAAATGTATTCGGGCGATCCCCGGGCGCCGGATCAGTCGGTTGGCAACGCGGGGAATGATCACCACTTGTCGGGGGTTCGGTATGTTCGAAAACTGTTGATTCATAACTCGCGGATAGGGACCTGTCAACCAAAAAATGATTTCATCCAGTCGCCGCCCGCGATTCCGGATCGGCAACGAACGCATCGATGCAGCCCGAAAATGGGGTACATTAGGCGCATGCGACCCTTCGATTTCCTGAGATCCCGGAACGAGACAACCTCAGGTACTTCCGTCCCGCCCGCGCAGGACCGGCCGGCGCCCGGCGACCACGGGAACGGGGAGACGAAGCGCTCCCTCCTGCTCGCGCCACCCGCCTCGGTGACGATCAGCCTCTCCGTGCTCGCCGTGCTGGGAGTGCTCGGGCTTCTCCACTACGCGGCGTCGGTCTTCATCACGATCTTTTCCTCGATCCTGATCGCCATCGCGCTCGAACCTCCGGTCCGGGCGCTCCACCTCCGGCTCAGGCTGCCCCGTCACGTCGGCAGCATGATCGTCGTCTTCCTGGCCGTCGGATCGCTCTACGGCATCCTTTACTTCGCCTATACGGGGGCACAGGGCTTCCTGACCGACCTCCCCGCGCTGGCCGACAAGATCCGGACCGCGCCGATCATCGAGTCCGCCACGGAGCGGATGCACGGGTTCGAGCGGGGGCTGGATGCGTTCAAGAAGGGATTGGTTCCGCCGGTGGCCCCGGTCGGAAAATCGCCCCAGGTCATCGTCAGCCAGGACAACTCGTTCATGGAAAAGCTGTTCAGCGGGCTGGGCTCGATCACCTCGGTCGTATTTTCTCTCAGCTTCATCCCCTTCCTGGTGTATTTCATCCTGGCCGAGAAAGATTCGCTGACGCGGCGGACGCTGGCGCTGTTCCCCGACCGCGAGGCGCGGATGCGCGCGCTTCTGACCGAGATCGAGGAAATGATGCAGACGTTCCTCGTCGGCAACGCGATCATCGCGGCGATCCTGAGCAGCCTGACGATCCTCCTGTTCTGGGCGGCCGGACTCCCCTACTGGCTCGTTCTGGGCGCCCTGAGCGGCATCATGAGCACCGTCCCGTACCTTGGGCTGGTGCTGGCGATGGTCCCGGCGCTGATCGTGGGGCTCGTCTCCTTCGACTCCGGGCTGCCGCTGCTGGCCATCGTGGCGGGCGTGACCACGTTCCACCTCCTGGCCGCGAACTACCTGATCCCCCGGCTGGTCGGCGGGCGGACGCACCTGAACGCCGTCTCCTCGACGCTCGCCATCCTCTTCTTCGGCTGGATGTGGGGGGGGATGGGACTCCTCCTCGCGATTCCGATCGCCTCGGTCCTGCGCAGCGTGCTCGAAAGCAATCCGGGGACGCAGCCGCTCGGACAGTGGCTGGGCGATTGAAAAACGTGTACAATTCGCCAATTCACCCAGGAGGCAATCCCGTGGCCCGTTTGAAGATCGCGATGTCCAAGAAGTTGTTCGCAGCGGCCCAGTCCGTCATCCCCGGCGGCGTCAATTCGCCCGTCCGCGCGTTCCGTTCCGTGGGCGGCACGCCGCTCTTCATCGAGAAGGCCAAGGGGGCGACCGTCACGGACGTCGACGGCAACACTTTTATCGACTACGTCTCGTCGTGGGGCCCCATGATCCTGGGACATGCGAACCCGAAGGTGCTCGCGGCCATCAAGACCGCGGCCGTCAAGGGCACGAGCTACGGCGCCCCGACCGAGGGCGAGACCACGCTGGCCCACCTGATCCGCAAGGCGATGCCCTCCATCCAGAAGGTGCGGCTGGTCTCCTCCGGCACCGAGGCGGCGATGAGCGCCATCCGGCTCGCGCGCGGATTCACCGGTCGCGACGGCATCCTCAAGTTCGAGGGCTGCTACCACGGGCATGCCGACTCGATGCTGGTCAAGGCCGGCTCCGGCGTCATCACTTTCGGGGCGCCCGACTCCCCCGGCGTGCCGGCCGACCTCGCGAAGCACACCCTCACCGTCCCCTTCAACGACCTCGACGCCGTCAAGGCCGTGTTCGCCAAAAACAAGGGGAAGATCGCGGCACTGATCGTCGAGGCGATTCCCGCCAACATGGGCGTCATCATCCCGCAGCCCGGCTTCCTCGAAGCACTGCGCGAGATCACGAAGAAGGAAGGCGCGCTGCTGATCTTCGACGAGGTGATCACCGGCTTCCGCGTCGCGTTCGGCGGCGCACAGGAGCTGTTCGGCATCACGCCCGACCTGACGGTTCTCGGGAAGATCATCGGCGGCGGGCTGCCCGTGGGCGCCTTCGGCGGCCGCAAGGACATCATGGACGCGCTTTCCCCGATCGGCCCCGTCTACCAGGCCGGAACCCTCTCGGGGAATCCGCTTGCGGTCGCGGCCGGCATCGCCTGCCTGACCGAGCTTTCGCAGAAGGGGATCTACCAGCTTCTCAACGACAAGGCCGATTATCTGGCCGGGAAGCTGGCGGCCGTGCTGCGCGAATCCGGCGTGCCGACCTACACCAACCGCGCGGGATCGCTGTGGACCACCTTCTTCCAGAAGGGGCCGGTCACCGACTACGCCAGCGCCAAGAAGAGCGACGCGGCCAAATACGGGAAGTATTTCCACGGCCTGCTCGAGCAGGGCGTCTACGTCGCCCCGTCGCAGTTCGAGGCCGGGTTCGTCTCGCTCGCCCACACCAAGGCGCAGCTCGACGCGACCGCCGAAGCGGTCAAGACCGTGCTCAAGAAGCTGAAGTAGGCCCGCCTTTCGGGTTGACCCGGCGGCGGCGGATGTGATAAAAAATGTTCGTTTAACCGCCATGACCGATAAAGACGACCGGAGATCTTTTTACCGCGAACTGGGACGCTACGGCGCTCTCGGGATCGAAATGTCCATCTCGGTGGTCATCGGAATGGGCATCGGCTGGTACCTCGACCGATGGCTCGGCACCGCGCCATGGCTCATGGTGGTCTGGATCGGCTTCGGCTTCGCCGCGGGCGTCCGCAGCCTCTACCGGGCAGCAATCCGGGCGCAGCGCGAGGCCGACGAGGCCGACAAGAAGGATGTGAAACCCGGTGGTGACTGATGGGGGGAAACCGGGCTCCGAAGGGCCGCCGCCCGAACCGGTGGCAGGCGAGTCGCCCGCAAGCGCGGCGCTCTCGCTCCGGCCCGTCGAGCTCAAAATCTTTCTCAGCGCAGCGGTCATCCTGGGGCTGATCGCCCTGCTCGGAAGATACAAGATGCTCCCGGGCGCCCTGTGCGGCGCCGCCATCGCCTGCGGAAACTTCTTCCTCATGAGGAAGATCCTCGAAAAGGCGTTTACGGCGGGCGGAACGCTCGGCAAGGGGTTTGCCGTCCGGTACATCCTCAAGTTTCTCGGCCTGGTCGCGCTGGTCTTCCTCGTGATCCGGTCGGGGTGGTTCGATGCTGCGGGTTTCCTGCTCGGCCTGTCCGCCCTGTTCCTCGGCATCCTGCTCGAGGGACTGTCGCGGGCGATCGAAGCAAAGAATTAGCTTTCTCTAGAAGGGGGTTGGCAATGCGGAAATGGCTCTGGGGAATCACGGCGACCGCGCTGTTGCTGCCGGCGACCGCGATGGCGGCGGAACACGGGTTTACCTGGTTCCAGCTGCTGCCCGAAGGTGGACATCTCGCCCCGATCTACGCCTCCGTCACGATCGCCGTCCTGCTTGTGATTCTCTCGGTGCTCGTGGTCCGGTCGAAATCGACCGACGAGATGGTCATCCCCGACCCGAACTTCACGCTGCGCAACTTCCTCGAGCTGATCCTCTCCTTCCTCGTCGGCATCGCCGAAGACATCCTGGGGCACCACGCGAAGAAATACATGCCGCTGCTCGGCTCCTGCTTCATCTTCATCCTGTTCATGAACCTGCTGGGGCTCATCCCCGGCTTCCTGCCGCCGACCGACAAGATGAACATCACCGTCGGGCTGGCGCTCGTCATCTTCCTGTCGACCCACTTCTTCGGCGTCAAGGAAAACGGTCTCGCCTATTTCAAGCATTTTCTCGGGCCCGTCTGGTGGCTCGGCTGGCTCTTCCTGCCGATCGAGATCATCTCGCACCTGGCCCGACCGATGTCGCTCTCGCTGCGTCTTTTCGGCAACATCAGCGGCGACCACGCCGTCGTCACCGGCTTCATGGCGCTGGTCCCCTTCGTTGTCCCCTCGATCTTCATGGGACTCGGTCTCTTCGTCGCGTTCATGCAGGCCTTCGTCTTCACCATCCTGTCCATGATCTACATCGCGGGCGCGGTGGTGCACGAAGAGGAGCACTAGTCGCAAAGGCTTTTTGTCCGGCTCCACCCTGGCGGGCGGGCGGAACCACCCGTCGGGCAAAACATACAAGGGGGTACACCCAATGTTCCGCAAAACCTTTCTCTTTTTCCTGACGTCGCTGGCACTTGTGCTGGCGGCTTCCGTGGCCTTCGCTGAAGGCGCCGCTCCCGCCGCTGCGGGCGCCGGCGACAGCTCCGTCAAGATGGTGATCGCTCTCGCTGCCGGCTTCGGCATCGCGATCGCCTCGTTCGGCGGTGCAATCGGCCAGGCCAAGGCGATCGCAGCGGGTCTGGAGGGAATTGCCCGCAATCCTTCCGCCCAGAACAAGATCTTCATCCCGATGATCGTCGGTCTCGCGCTGATCGAGTCCCTCGTCATCTACACCCTGGTCATCGCGTTCGTCCTCGTCGGCAAGCTCTAAGACAAAGACGAAAAACCAGGGTCCGAAGATCCGGACCGAAAGAAAAGGCCCTCCCGGAAACGGGGGGGCCTTTTTTGCGTTTTGCCGGACAGGGTTATAATGTCGGCATCCAACCCAACCGGAGGGGCCGGCGTGCCTAAGATCGATCCGCTCGTCTTTACCGCGAAATTTCCCCATCGATGCGACCTCGCCGCCTGCGGCAGCAAGTGCTGCGCGCACGGCGTCTGGACCGACCGCGAGGAGTCCCGCGAAATCCTCGCCCACCAGGAACTGTTCAAGCCGTGGGTGCGGCCCGAGGCGGCCGACCCGGTGTGCTGGTTCGGGGTATCCGAGCCCGACGAGGATTGCCCCAGCGGCGTTGCGGTCGAGACGCAGGCGATCGGCGGGGCGTGCGCCCTGTTCCACCCCGACCACGGATGCGCGATCCAAAAAGGGGCGATCGAGGCGGGCTTCGACGGCTGGCGCTTCAAGCCGCGCTTCTGCATCATGTTCCCGCTCGTCGTCACGGGCGGCCTTCTCACCGTCGATGAGGATATGAAGATGCTTTGGTGCATGCAGCCCGAGAACCGCACGCGCCCGATTCTTTCCGCCGTCGAAGCCGAGGTTCGGAAACTGTTCGAACCGCACGTCGTGGAGAAGCTGCTGGGGAAGGGGCCATGAACTTCCGGTGCTTTAGGCCGCTTTCCCGAGGCGTAGGTTGGCGCGTGGCTCCCCGGCTAAGCGCCACGCGGGGGCTCCCTTCCCGGGGGACGACTTGCCGGCCCTTCCATGGACCGCCTGCGTCTCCCTGAGGCGATTCTCCGGCATCCATGCCTCCCGGATCGCCTCAGAGGCCCCCGTCCAGGGACCCCCGCTTGGGCGTACGCCGGGGAGCGTGAGGCCGCGGTGTCCGTAAACCGATCCGGGGCCTGGTGCCGAAAGGAGCTTTTTTTTTCCGAAACACCGCGCCTACGCAATACCCCGGCGTGCGCAGCGGCTCCGGGCACATTTCGCGTGCATCTTGACGCGGGTCAAGGTCATCCCACACGCGACGGGTTATCCTGCCGTCATCATGTCGTTCAATTTCAACCGAAATGAAAAACGAGGAGGATGACGATGGGCATGTTCTGTAACCAGTGCGAACAGGCGAAGGGCGGGACGGGATGCGACCTTGTGGGCGTCTGCGGGAAGAAGCCGGACGTCGCGGCGCTCCAGGACCTGCTGCTCTTTGCGCTCAAGGGCATCTCGATCTATGCCGACAAGGCACGTTCGTTCGGGGCGCGCGACGAAGCGATCGACCTGTTCGTCATCGAGGGACTCTTCACCATGGTGACCAACGTCAACTTCGACCCGGAGCGGATCGAGTTGGTGATCCGCAAGGCCTTCGAGATGAAGGAAAAAGCGAAGCAGATCTACGTCGAGGCCGCAACGGCCAAGATGGGCGCCGCTCCGCCTCCAAGCCGCATCGATGCCGCCAACTGGGTCCCTGCCGACGACCTTGCCGGGCTGATCGCCCAGGGTGAGCAGCACGGGATCAACACCCAGAACGCAGATCC encodes the following:
- a CDS encoding ATP synthase F0 subunit C, translating into MFRKTFLFFLTSLALVLAASVAFAEGAAPAAAGAGDSSVKMVIALAAGFGIAIASFGGAIGQAKAIAAGLEGIARNPSAQNKIFIPMIVGLALIESLVIYTLVIAFVLVGKL
- a CDS encoding DUF3109 family protein, with the translated sequence MPKIDPLVFTAKFPHRCDLAACGSKCCAHGVWTDREESREILAHQELFKPWVRPEAADPVCWFGVSEPDEDCPSGVAVETQAIGGACALFHPDHGCAIQKGAIEAGFDGWRFKPRFCIMFPLVVTGGLLTVDEDMKMLWCMQPENRTRPILSAVEAEVRKLFEPHVVEKLLGKGP